The Aspergillus flavus chromosome 6, complete sequence nucleotide sequence GAAGACCGACTCGTCAAACCTCCTCTTCCGCTACCTCCACAGATCGATCCGGATGCCATTTCCGAATTTGATTATCGACGGGTTTACACTACGGGACGTTTCCGACATGACCAAGAGATGCTCGTTGGTCCTCGCATGCgcgagggtgaggatggtTTCATCGTTGTAACGCCGCTTGAGAGAGGGGATGGAGAGAGCACTGTCCTGGTGAACAGAGGCTGGATctcaaagaagatgaaggatcAGAAAGACAGAACCGAGGGTCTCCCCCAGGGAGAGGTCACGGTCGAAGGCTTGCTACGGGAACCTTGGAAGAAAAACATGTTTACACCGGAGAATAAGCCCGAGGACGGAAAATTTTACTTCCCTGACGTTGAACAGATGGCTGAGCTTACTGGTAGTCAGCCGGTATGGATTGAAGAGACTATGAGTGAGCCTGCCTCTAGCACGAAGATTGACATGGCCGAAATTAACTTCTTTAGTTGCGGACATGGTCGAATACTATAACCGAAGTGGCAAGGGTATTCCTATCGCTCGTGCTGCCGAAGTGAACTTGCGAAACAACCACAGCCAGTACATCTTCACATGGTAGGTTTCCTATGAATGACCCAATATCCCGCTAGCGAAACTCTAGCTTACCCTAAGCAGGTACGGGCTGTGCTTTGCAACTTCAATCATGTTGTGGATGATCGTACGTAAAAGGCCCAATGAGGCGACTCGTCGTGTTCGTCAAAATGTGAATTGGTGATATTCGTTGACATCTTTTGTGTTTGCGACTATCGGTGGCGTTCAGTTTGTTTGTTAGAAGCACCATGTATATTGTTCAAGGGGGCATTGACAATCTCATGTCTTGCAGCAGTTCCTTCGGTAAATGCTTCGATGCCAGAGAGAAAACAGTCGTAGAATTGTTAATATGGCGTTGTCTAGAAAGTTGACGAGTCAGCATAGCTAGGGGGAAGGGTTTATCCCAGCTCACCGTCTCATCAAAGTGATAACGTCACTCTCGTCAATCGTCTTCCGACCCGCATGTTTAGAATATGCCGCCAGATCTTCAGCGACCTGCTCAAAATACCACGATGACGCTTGTTCAATGGCAGCTAAGGTGGCCTTGCTGATCTTAGCTTTAGAGCCAGCTCTCGCTGGCGCAAATCGAGTAGCCAGCTTTCGAATTACCCCTGACGGCATGTTGGGGACAGGGATACCGTGTCGGGagagcttcttttgctttccttgtaCTGTAATAGTGTCTTCGTCACGCAATCCTCCTCCGACGATACCGGGGCTTTCGCTTAAAGAGGCGCGAGACGGCATGTGGAGATCTAAACCAAATTCACCAGCTGTGACAGCCGCATCGTCACTATCGTCAGACATGGGGGCTGTGTCCTGTACCAGATCAACAGGCGGAAGCTCGAAcccttcatcatcgttgaGAGGTCCGTCCATGTCGTCGGCCGGAGGTGGAGGCGGGGATGGAAAGTTGAAATCAAAATTGAACCTCCCAAGGTCTTCCGTCTCGCCTCTGTACCTATATTAGCCAGAAAAATCCAAATCCGTTGGGGAAATACCACCCACCCTCTATCAAAGGCGCCTTGACTCATGACAGTTTCGTCTTGGTTCTCTCCGTCTTCACCATGCTCGATACCGGAGTCACCACCATCTTCTGAGTCGCTTTCCAACCGGGTCGCATCACCAAAGTTCTCACTCAGCCTAGGGTTACCGAAACTCATCATAGATAATCGTGCTCTATCGTGTTCGCTCGTAGCCCGTCGGGGGTATTCGACCGTgatatcctcttcttcaaacgCCAAAGAGAGCCTGGGAGGACGTGGCTCGGGACTCGCttcctcctgctcctccacctcttctAAAGGCAAGGACAGCCGGGGACGCTCAATCTCCGGTTCATTATCAAGCTCTTcgatctcatccttctccagttCCGGCTCTGATTCcggtttttcttcttgcggTGATGAACGAATAGGTTGTGATACGGGCGCAAGAGCTGATAACCGAATTTAGTATGCATCTGATGTACTCATACACGCAAATCGCACGCATATGAAATAAGCTCATCTGTGACACATACCTCTACCGAGATTCCGTAGAATATCAAATGTAGTCTCCCTCTGCATCCGTCCACTTTTCCTACGGTCACGCGCGGGTGTATTTGCCGCTCGGCGCTGCATCGCTCGTAATCCATATGGTGTTGATGGGGCCACTGCAGCTCTGTTGCGTGGCGTTCGTCGCGACGGTGTCCCTGACGCTGCTAACCGGCCGGGGGTGAGAGGGTATCTGGTATGAATAGGAAGACGCTGAAGCTGCAACCACCCACGGATTAGTATACACAGCTTTAATTACTGTGGGACGCAGTGTAATAACCCCCGTAAGTGTGGTATCTCCTACAGGAGTGAATGATTCGGAGATGTCGGACTCTCGCGGTGACCGGCGGCCACGCGGCTTAGGGGTCGACATTTATACTGATAAGGGGACTTATAGAACAATTGCTTCATGTATCGTGTTGACAAGTGATCGCATAGAATTGGACATGTCACTGAGAAAACCTGAAGATGATTAGGCTGCAGCGCATGTCCCAATTTCGCAAGAggggttgttgttcttcggtGGAAAGCGCGTGTTGATGACATGGAAGAGTTGGAGTGTAATTGGCCGTggcttatcgataagccGGCTGACTCAGCATAAAAAAAGTTGCTACGGATCAAGTCTTATTGATAAATGAATTCTAACCAttgaatgtttctttttcttttctcttagAGGATCGATAGAGATACTAAGGCAAAATGTCTGCGGAAGCTGCCAAGTCATCCGGCCTCTCGGCCAAGATTGATAACAAACGCAAGAGGCAAGCTGAGGAATCCTCAAAACAGGCCGGGGCGGCTACTGGCAACGCAGAGGGTCCGAgtaacaagaaaagaaagaacggCAAATCCAAGCTAAAGAAGGGtggaaaggacaagaaggataAGCCCCAGCTAGATGCGTCAGAGAAGGAGCAGAGAGACGCCAAGCAAACCGAGACCAAAGGCGGCATTGATGAAGCTATTGGCAAGATGGACGGCCGCCTGTTGGCGGATCATTTCATGCAGAAGGCTAAGCGCCACAATAAGGAGCTGACTGCGGTCGAATTGAGTGACCTTAGTGTTCCAGGTATGTTCTTGTCAAACTCAGCGATATGTGTCAAGACTAACGATCTAAGAATCCTCATTCCTCGACACATCGTCGTTTGACTTGCCCAGACAATTGGAGAAGCTACCAGCGTTTCTGAAGGCATTCAGCCCTAAAGGATCTGACCTTTCAAAGCCATCAGAGGAGAAAGGTACACCGCATACCCTGGTGGTCTGCGCTTCCGGGCTTCGAGCAGCCGATGCAGTGAGGTGAGTTAAAGCCGATTAACGCTATACATCCTGGGTATTAACCACTCCACTGTAGAGCTCTCCGTACGTTCCAAACCAAAGAATCCCCAATTGGCAAGCTGTTTGCAAAGCATATCAAgctggaagaagccaagcaaTTCCTGGAGCGATCACGGTATGTTTTGCACCCGTTTAGGCTCCTTGCAATTAAACTGACTTTCCTTAAGCATTGCCATTGGAGGCGGAACACCTGCTCGTATCTCCGATTTGATCGATGCTGGTATGGCTTTCTCACATTCAAGTGCGCAGAGCAGGCTAAACATGAGCTGACTTCTACAGGTTCCCTCAAACTTGGCGAACTACAGCGTATCGTGATCGATGGATCCTATGTTGATCAGAAGCAGCGTGGTATCTTTGACATGAAGGAAACCCATCTTCCACTTCTGAAATTGCTCACGCGGTCCGAGTTTCGTGAACGGTATGGGGCGGAGGAGAAGCGGATTCAGATCCTCATCTTTTAGCTTCTTACAGTGATGTATAATGTGGTTGGCGTTAATCAAGGCTGGGTGTTAGATCGTTTTATTGTCTGTTTTCGTTCTGGGTAGTGATACCCTACATGCATATATTTGCATCGTATgcttggtttcttttttactttgatAAATACAGGTTTTCGTAGTTTGGAACATTTTTGTTCATCTTGAGCTGTCGTTAAACCTAGGGTCAATATCATAACCGCAAACCATGGGCAGGTCTCTATCCCAGTATATCAAAATACACGTTCGGAATGAAATTAGCTCTTGCTCTACACCAAGTCCAGATTCGTTAGTCACTGTGACCCTTGTATCCATAAGATGATGCTATTGTCGGACTATATGCTAAATATGCGAACCCATATGCTATGAACCACCCACCCAATATACGCCAGACCTTCTCTATATACAAATCTCATGGTACAAAATGAGGGCTTGTAACAAGCGAACGTTGCTGCCAGATGTACCGCTATAAAGCATAGCCACTACGCAGTGATCGCAATGCATGGAAtagataaaaagaagaagaaaagaaataccACACATGCAAATGGACCATGGTCGCGAAACATAATAGAACTGGATGCCTTCGTGAGTCAAAGGTACGATCGTGTTGTAAGGTCAGAGGTAAAGCTATAtgcagatggagatggtATCAAGCGGTGAACAGAACAACAACCCAGGAACCATAAGAAAGGAAATTATGTACGTAGATGTTAGAGGATGGTCGTAGGCCAGAGACGTAAGCCGCAGAGAAAATCTAAGCCCGAACTCGTCTGGCATCGAAGTATTTGAGGTTCACAGCGGTATCGTTCACCCCTACGATTGGTGCGGCATCTTCGAGGAGCTCCCAAGGGCGTACTGGGTAGGGTCCCATAGCACGTCCCCGGTATTGGAGGCGAAGATGGCTGGCAACGCAATTAATGCCTTCTGAAAGACTAGCTGAGGTAACTGCAGGGGTCATAGCAGTTGGTTGTGGGTTAGATGGAGCACCCGGCAGGGCGCTGGACGGTGTTGGAGTTGGAGTAGAACCACCTGCGGCAGGtgatggaagagaagcagcCTGCAAGCTATTCAATGCTGCTGCATCGCTCATGGGACCGAGAAGGTAAATAAATCTAGAGTCATTTTGATACTGAAGAAAGGGTGGACATTTTTCCTTGAGGAAACGGGCACATTGCTGCCGCGCCTCATCTGGGAACGTGTCGATCAGGGAGGCTGCGACGTCTAATGCATGAGTCTGAAGCAGAATTCCGGGACAAGGACGGTAGCCCTGAGACGGTATTGGGTGAGGGAAATAGTCAGCCGCCGGGAAAAGGCGTATAACGCTGTCTGGAAGGCGTGCAAGGGATATGCATAGAATTGAGATCAGCAAACGAGACTGTTCCTGCAGGCCGTTGGCTCTAGGCGCTGGGGATGGCATAGTGAACGCAGAACGGTGAATCACAATCATCCTTAGAAAAGCAGAGAACCAGAAAGCGAGAGACCTCTCGAAGTTTGAGCGAGACTGAAGAATTTGAGTCGTAGCGGCGCCGTGTCTATTCATGGTGACGTTGTTGAAATTGGTTTGCATGATAACAAGCCTGTGGAGAAGTAGATCCATTTTCTCAACGAGAATGGGAGCCACAGACTGTACACCAGCCTCTGGCACACTGTAAGCAAGTTTCTCAATTATCGTCAGGTACAGCTTTGCTGTCTCCAGGGACTTGGCTGTGCCCGGGTGTCCATGAGCTTCAAGCTGTTCTTCGAATAATGGGATAGAAAAGAGAGCTCTTTCAGCTCGCTCCCGAATCtaaaagaagggagaaaataGTCAGCTTAGGAGGACATTCTTGTAGTGATAGTGGTGTTTCCATACTTGTCTTATTATGTCTTGACTCATGAGGCCTACGAAACCAACCCAATTTGATCCTTTTGATCGTGTATCTTCCACAGCGGCCTTAAACATCACGTCAACGATACCGTTGCCCACATTACGGCCAGATTCTGCATTGAAAAGCATTTGGAGCTTCAACTGGCAAAATGGAAGGGAGAAGTCATCAGTCATGCGGACGACCTTTTCTGCCTCGGACATTGTAGGTGGACCTTGCGGTATGTTAGCAATATAAGCAACTATCGGGATTCGCTTTACTTACCAGCGAGTGAGTCAAAGCCCAAGAGGTTATCTAGAGCCCTTTCCAGGACGGTTGTTGACGTTGAATGTTTTCCAATAAAGCCTTGCAGACAGTATTGGACCGTAACTTCAGGATTCTGTGTAAGAAGGATATCGAGCAACTCTGTTGCACAACCTGCGATGTCGGGCTGTCCTGGATTGGATCCAGTCTCTGAATTAACCAACGCAACTGCATCGCATATTATATCGAGGGTCTCCTGAGGGTGCTTCATGAAAAACTCTTGTTGTGCGACATGGAAACGGTATGTGACCTGGGAAAACAAGTTTAGCGTTGCGTTCTAGATAGATATGATAGTTGACGTACCAAGTCAGCGTATTTACTTTTTCCTGAAACTAGAGGaacaagaagctgaagcaGGTCCACCCGCAATCCGGCCAAGTTGGGAATTACAGCAGCCACCTTTTCCGACTGCAAAAGCTTTTTCACTAAAAACACAAAAGCATGTATGGTGACGCAGCCAACTCCGATGAGAGGAGGGAGAATTCGGGACATCGACGGGGTAGAGGACTTCAGAAGTCCACATATCCAACGAATCAGCATTGTATCGAAATGCTTCGGTTGGAACGGCCGCAAATAAGCCAGATACCTGGCAGTTTCATTTGCTGACAGTTTTGCGGGACTGCCactattttctagtatatgCATAAGCGAATAGAAGACCGTATCCATCGTGGACTCGTCCATGCCACCCCCAGACGAGAGAAGTTGGTTTAACTTTTCTTGAAATGAAGGGTCGACATCACTGAGTGCTAAGGGAATACTATCCGAAAGCGGGGAAGGCGCTGCCAAAGCTGACTTGTTCTCTAAGCGAGTGAGGTCCTGACGTAAAAGAGCAACGGTGTTGAATTCACTGGGTATTCGGAGTCCTAACTCGATGAGCGAAAACAACAAGTCCAAACTTGCATTGCCCAGTCTCTTAAGACGAGCATACGACTCAACGAGGCCCCTGAAGAGGTCAGCCGTAGCGCCAATTACACAGAAACAGTCAAAATGGCAATTGACCGTATCGGCAACGGAAGCCAGGACCACGTCGTCATCACAACGAGTAGCTTGTTTCAGTATGTCTGCCAGCATCGAGAGGTCACCGAAAGTCTCTAATATCTCCCTGACACTGTAGAACTCGTCGGGAGTAAGAGCGGATGCACCTGGGTCCACCGCCACGGAGACCCCAGAGAGTTTTCTGTAGTTGTTAGCCGGAGCAGTACTCCTAGAGAGCAGATAAACATACCTAGGTGAATCGCGGCAATGCCCAGCAATTCCGTGGCGAATCCACTGTCCGATTTCGGATTTCACAGCCCAAGTGGGATTGGGCTGTGATGATTCAGTGGGCATAGCACTGTCCATCTCAGCGCCGAAGATATTAGGCAGTCGCTGAGCAATTGATATTTTCAGCTCTGCAATGGCAGAgtcctcctccatcaccgGGATTCCAGCCCTGTAAAGGAGCGTATTGCGGAGGTTTCGCACATGCTCTGGGAGGCGATTGGCCGGCAGTTGCTTTAGGAGACAGAGGTCACTCGGTACGGGCTGAGGGGTGTTTGTGACACCTTTCGCCATCAGCCATTGAAGGTACCTACCTACAGAGAATGTCTGAGATCTGACTAGCTCTGAAATAATATGGTAGATATTTTCCATGTTTAGTGCGCTAGTCACTCGAACAtcagagaggaaagaaagaatatatgAGTCAACATCGATCCCAGACATCTTCCACTTGCGCAAAAGACGCACGCCAGTATATACACGGCAAAGACCATAACGGAACGGTGTAGCCGTCCACTCGAGGAGTTTGGAAATGAGAATAGCTTTATCCTCTATCGTTTTCAGGCATGCAGTGGAGGCGGAAGAGATGTCATGCGCGGAGCGGATGGAGTCAAACAGCTGTATGACACGCTGTTGCGGTGACCGTTCAGCTGTGTCTTGGTGGTTCTTGGGTAGCTGCAATCGCGAATTGCGTTCAGAGAGATTCTGGTAAATCGTTTTATGGACATTGTCCTTTAAGTTCAAGCATGAAGATATAAGCTCCTTGTGGTTTTCCCATGAACCTGGCAGAACCACAGATGAGGTATGCTCGAGAACAAGTCTCCTGACATAAAGAGATAATCTATCTACGAGGGGCTGTAGTGGGCCTCCTTTATCCGGCTGGGTGACCTGTTGTCTGATTAATAGGGTATTGACCGTCAATATCAGCGCACGTACCTGAC carries:
- a CDS encoding cytochrome oxidase (COX1 assembly protein Shy1, putative), which encodes MRSIFSVLQRAAATSWQPPIAASIRGPRMAFKLDSICARCRRQQIRFYSKQLADDPRWLSVVDHPAQIVRTGRKHGPGLIILALIPIISFALGTWQIQRLDWKTKLIAKYEDRLVKPPLPLPPQIDPDAISEFDYRRVYTTGRFRHDQEMLVGPRMREGEDGFIVVTPLERGDGESTVLVNRGWISKKMKDQKDRTEGLPQGEVTVEGLLREPWKKNMFTPENKPEDGKFYFPDVEQMAELTGSQPVWIEETMIADMVEYYNRSGKGIPIARAAEVNLRNNHSQYIFTWYGLCFATSIMLWMIVRKRPNEATRRVRQNVNW
- a CDS encoding centromere kinetochore component CENP-T-domain-containing protein, with translation MSTPKPRGRRSPRESDISESFTPVGDTTLTGLQRLPIHTRYPLTPGRLAASGTPSRRTPRNRAAVAPSTPYGLRAMQRRAANTPARDRRKSGRMQRETTFDILRNLGRALAPVSQPIRSSPQEEKPESEPELEKDEIEELDNEPEIERPRLSLPLEEVEEQEEASPEPRPPRLSLAFEEEDITVEYPRRATSEHDRARLSMMSFGNPRLSENFGDATRLESDSEDGGDSGIEHGEDGENQDETVMSQGAFDRGGETEDLGRFNFDFNFPSPPPPPADDMDGPLNDDEGFELPPVDLVQDTAPMSDDSDDAAVTAGEFGLDLHMPSRASLSESPGIVGGGLRDEDTITVQGKQKKLSRHGIPVPNMPSGVIRKLATRFAPARAGSKAKISKATLAAIEQASSWYFEQVAEDLAAYSKHAGRKTIDESDVITLMRRQRHINNSTTVFSLASKHLPKELLQDMRLSMPP
- a CDS encoding U3-containing 90S pre-ribosomal complex subunit-domain containing protein, with product MSAEAAKSSGLSAKIDNKRKRQAEESSKQAGAATGNAEGPSNKKRKNGKSKLKKGGKDKKDKPQLDASEKEQRDAKQTETKGGIDEAIGKMDGRLLADHFMQKAKRHNKELTAVELSDLSVPESSFLDTSSFDLPRQLEKLPAFLKAFSPKGSDLSKPSEEKGTPHTLVVCASGLRAADAVRALRTFQTKESPIGKLFAKHIKLEEAKQFLERSRIAIGGGTPARISDLIDAGSLKLGELQRIVIDGSYVDQKQRGIFDMKETHLPLLKLLTRSEFRERYGAEEKRIQILIF
- a CDS encoding RNA polymerase II transcription mediator codes for the protein MIPHSSAGVQSWGHPLRAVNNGSGHVDASQAVGPPDPQFEKLPTPVPQPQPRQPAVIDLTTSGGDAQELEPPPKRLRLDLPAAPSARDASPAPGSGGELRSTPGTGGSKPPSLSWRNRPVWSFQAMLSEVPGSNVMNEEDATAVAQGGKPASPPSLPVLPWKYIPESLGSNPTTSRASSPVKEVQTIPYRIETPSVAPVLKGEKVADFSPWIGNHPEDVLNEQTAKQGHYDRTQVSQNESNTARPSLYAQLKHRSGLQMLSSVFAAALEKRQNHSLVTAPSTFKPPPRVTLTDNKREAWLRDLANPSVPLRKLSRTIPHGIRGKALLDQCLNKGIPVNRAVWLAKCVGANEIRAFKRKGTSGTLALGLEAKWVRDWTASVQQFLEGVLGACGSAQWKMKMTYAVSLTARLFFERLLDHDQYLGWFLSSLEAAPVNIVPVWLLMLGIYWDNIMRYRKRGRRLAELLLVKLRQVTQPDKGGPLQPLVDRLSLYVRRLVLEHTSSVVLPGSWENHKELISSCLNLKDNVHKTIYQNLSERNSRLQLPKNHQDTAERSPQQRVIQLFDSIRSAHDISSASTACLKTIEDKAILISKLLEWTATPFRYGLCRVYTGVRLLRKWKMSGIDVDSYILSFLSDVRVTSALNMENIYHIISELVRSQTFSVGRYLQWLMAKGVTNTPQPVPSDLCLLKQLPANRLPEHVRNLRNTLLYRAGIPVMEEDSAIAELKISIAQRLPNIFGAEMDSAMPTESSQPNPTWAVKSEIGQWIRHGIAGHCRDSPRYVYLLSRSTAPANNYRKLSGVSVAVDPGASALTPDEFYSVREILETFGDLSMLADILKQATRCDDDVVLASVADTVNCHFDCFCVIGATADLFRGLVESYARLKRLGNASLDLLFSLIELGLRIPSEFNTVALLRQDLTRLENKSALAAPSPLSDSIPLALSDVDPSFQEKLNQLLSSGGGMDESTMDTVFYSLMHILENSGSPAKLSANETARYLAYLRPFQPKHFDTMLIRWICGLLKSSTPSMSRILPPLIGVGCVTIHAFVFLVKKLLQSEKVAAVIPNLAGLRVDLLQLLVPLVSGKSKYADLVTYRFHVAQQEFFMKHPQETLDIICDAVALVNSETGSNPGQPDIAGCATELLDILLTQNPEVTVQYCLQGFIGKHSTSTTVLERALDNLLGFDSLAGPPTMSEAEKVVRMTDDFSLPFCQLKLQMLFNAESGRNVGNGIVDVMFKAAVEDTRSKGSNWVGFVGLMSQDIIRQIRERAERALFSIPLFEEQLEAHGHPGTAKSLETAKLYLTIIEKLAYSVPEAGVQSVAPILVEKMDLLLHRLVIMQTNFNNVTMNRHGAATTQILQSRSNFERSLAFWFSAFLRMIVIHRSAFTMPSPAPRANGLQEQSRLLISILCISLARLPDSVIRLFPAADYFPHPIPSQGYRPCPGILLQTHALDVAASLIDTFPDEARQQCARFLKEKCPPFLQYQNDSRFIYLLGPMSDAAALNSLQAASLPSPAAGGSTPTPTPSSALPGAPSNPQPTAMTPAVTSASLSEGINCVASHLRLQYRGRAMGPYPVRPWELLEDAAPIVGVNDTAVNLKYFDARRVRA